Proteins from a single region of Segatella copri:
- the traN gene encoding conjugative transposon protein TraN, with translation MKKTTIMFALMLGVACTASAQKTGKKKAQKSVKTEQVSNVSSDQEEKLTLTKEVYPQKEENSNLYHGLTKKLTFDRMIPPHGLEVTYDKTVHILFPASVKYVDLGSEDLIAGKADGAENVIRVKAAVKNFKKETNMSVITENGSFYTFNVKYAKEPLMLNIEMADFIHDGEAVNRPNNAQEIYLKELGKESPMLVHLIMKSIHKENKRKVKHIGSKRFGIQYLLKGIYVHSDLLYFHTEIKNQSNVPFDVDYVTFKVVDKKVAKRTAIQEQVLLPVRAYNYVVRVAGKKTEQTVFCLPKFTIPDDKELVVEMNEKEGGRHQSFVVENSDLVRALTINELSVK, from the coding sequence ATGAAAAAGACAACAATCATGTTCGCCCTTATGCTGGGCGTAGCCTGCACTGCATCAGCGCAGAAGACAGGCAAGAAAAAAGCGCAGAAGTCTGTAAAGACTGAGCAAGTAAGCAATGTTTCTTCCGACCAGGAAGAGAAGCTGACCTTGACCAAGGAGGTGTATCCGCAGAAGGAAGAGAACAGCAACCTCTATCACGGCTTGACCAAGAAGTTGACCTTCGACCGCATGATTCCACCTCATGGTTTGGAAGTGACTTATGACAAGACGGTTCATATTCTCTTTCCTGCCTCTGTCAAGTACGTTGACTTGGGTTCAGAGGATTTGATAGCTGGCAAGGCGGACGGTGCGGAGAATGTTATCCGTGTAAAAGCAGCCGTGAAGAACTTCAAGAAAGAGACCAATATGAGCGTCATCACGGAGAATGGCTCATTCTACACATTCAATGTGAAGTATGCCAAGGAACCGCTCATGCTCAATATCGAGATGGCTGACTTCATCCATGACGGTGAGGCGGTGAACCGTCCGAACAATGCACAGGAGATTTATCTCAAGGAGTTGGGCAAGGAAAGTCCCATGCTGGTACACCTCATCATGAAGTCCATCCATAAGGAGAACAAGCGCAAGGTGAAGCACATCGGCAGCAAGCGTTTCGGAATCCAGTACCTTTTGAAGGGCATCTATGTACACAGCGACTTGCTGTATTTCCACACAGAAATCAAGAACCAGAGCAACGTGCCGTTTGACGTGGACTATGTCACGTTCAAGGTGGTGGACAAGAAGGTGGCGAAGCGAACCGCCATTCAGGAGCAGGTGCTTCTTCCTGTCCGTGCCTACAACTATGTGGTGCGTGTGGCTGGCAAGAAAACGGAGCAGACGGTGTTCTGCTTGCCGAAATTTACCATTCCCGACGACAAGGAGCTTGTCGTGGAGATGAACGAGAAGGAAGGCGGTCGCCATCAGTCGTTTGTCGTGGAGAACAGCGACTTGGTGCGAGCTTTGACAATCAACGAACTTAGCGTGAAGTAA
- a CDS encoding conjugal transfer protein TraO, with amino-acid sequence MKRRNIAIMAMLALTAGQAFAQRCLPQMKGIEVKVGMADGVYNGKKSCKAGYYAGLGLSSYTKGGDKWTYGAEYLQVHQPYRNTSVPIAQMTGEFGYSYNFLSDNSKTVLFYIGGTALAGYESVNWGKRTMSDGATLQNKGAFIYGGAVALETEIYLSDAIALTASVKERLVWGNSTGHFHTQFGIGMKFIIN; translated from the coding sequence ATGAAAAGAAGAAACATTGCAATCATGGCGATGCTTGCCCTCACCGCAGGGCAGGCATTCGCCCAACGATGCCTTCCTCAGATGAAAGGCATCGAGGTGAAGGTCGGCATGGCTGACGGAGTATATAACGGCAAGAAGTCCTGCAAGGCTGGCTATTATGCAGGTCTCGGACTTTCGAGCTATACCAAAGGTGGTGACAAGTGGACGTATGGGGCGGAATATCTGCAAGTACATCAGCCTTACCGTAACACTTCCGTTCCAATAGCACAAATGACGGGCGAGTTCGGTTATTCCTACAACTTCCTTTCCGACAACAGTAAGACGGTGCTGTTCTATATCGGAGGTACGGCACTGGCTGGCTATGAGTCCGTAAACTGGGGCAAGAGAACCATGTCGGACGGAGCGACCTTGCAGAACAAGGGAGCGTTTATCTATGGTGGTGCCGTGGCATTGGAAACGGAAATATACCTGTCGGATGCTATAGCTTTGACCGCTTCCGTTAAGGAAAGGCTTGTTTGGGGCAACAGCACGGGACATTTCCACACGCAGTTTGGCATCGGCATGAAGTTCATCATCAACTAA
- a CDS encoding toprim domain-containing protein, with amino-acid sequence MDINEIKQVPIVDFLYILGIEPVKHKASGLWYHAPYRNDRNPSLRVSTDKNVWYDYGIARGGDIFNLAGEFINSNEFVAQAKFISETLGGSFPTSFQHYQRTEEKAVKAKGNPFSDIVEKALSHPALRQYLRERGISADVASRFCCQVEYRYNGKQFFAVGFKNNSDGYEIRNRFFKGCVSPKDVTLIGRNSNVCHLYEGFMDFLSAVMLGIGRGEDHIILNSVANMQKVHHLLDGYAQVYCHLDNDEAGENACVELQKRYGDKFIDHSHLYTGYKDLNEYLMSHKTRK; translated from the coding sequence ATGGATATCAATGAAATCAAACAAGTGCCTATCGTGGACTTTCTCTATATTCTCGGCATTGAGCCTGTCAAGCACAAGGCTTCGGGACTTTGGTATCATGCGCCATACCGCAACGACCGCAATCCTTCGCTTCGGGTATCAACGGACAAGAATGTCTGGTATGACTATGGCATCGCCAGAGGTGGTGACATCTTCAACCTCGCAGGGGAGTTCATCAACAGCAATGAGTTTGTGGCACAAGCCAAGTTCATATCTGAAACGCTTGGTGGCAGTTTCCCGACATCGTTTCAGCATTATCAAAGAACAGAAGAAAAGGCTGTGAAGGCGAAAGGCAATCCCTTTAGTGATATTGTGGAAAAGGCATTGAGCCATCCTGCACTTCGGCAATACTTGCGTGAGCGTGGCATATCGGCTGACGTGGCGAGCCGTTTCTGCTGTCAGGTGGAATACCGATACAATGGCAAACAGTTCTTTGCTGTCGGTTTCAAGAACAACAGCGATGGCTACGAGATACGCAACCGCTTCTTCAAAGGTTGCGTGTCGCCAAAGGACGTCACTCTCATTGGCAGGAACAGCAACGTCTGCCATCTGTACGAGGGTTTTATGGATTTCCTCTCTGCCGTCATGCTCGGTATAGGTCGTGGTGAGGATCATATTATCCTCAATTCGGTGGCTAATATGCAAAAGGTGCATCATCTTTTAGATGGCTATGCACAAGTGTATTGTCACTTGGACAATGACGAAGCTGGCGAGAATGCCTGTGTCGAACTGCAAAAGCGATATGGCGATAAGTTCATTGACCATTCGCATCTATACACAGGTTACAAGGACTTGAACGAGTACCTGATGAGCCATAAGACAAGAAAGTAA
- a CDS encoding DUF3872 domain-containing protein, which translates to MKTMKKNNKIKKSVSVLAFLFVCAVSVILSSCSDELDIQQSYPFKVETMPVPKDIVRGQTVEIRCELKAEGKFDGTIYTIRYFQHDGKGSLRMENGTVFQPNDRYLLENEKFRLYYTSASTETQTLTVVVEDNFGKSYEVEFNFNDTDEEEEFARSANKLGSV; encoded by the coding sequence ATCAAGACAATGAAGAAGAACAATAAAATCAAGAAATCAGTGAGCGTATTGGCATTCCTTTTCGTGTGTGCCGTGTCGGTAATCCTTTCATCGTGCAGCGATGAGCTGGACATTCAGCAGTCGTATCCTTTCAAGGTGGAGACGATGCCTGTGCCAAAGGACATTGTGCGTGGACAGACCGTTGAAATCCGCTGCGAGTTGAAGGCGGAGGGAAAGTTTGACGGCACCATCTATACCATCCGCTATTTTCAGCATGACGGAAAAGGCTCGTTGAGAATGGAGAACGGAACGGTGTTCCAACCAAACGACCGCTATCTGTTGGAGAACGAGAAGTTCCGTCTTTACTATACCTCGGCAAGCACGGAGACACAGACGCTGACAGTGGTGGTGGAGGACAACTTCGGCAAGTCATACGAAGTGGAGTTCAACTTCAACGATACTGATGAGGAGGAAGAGTTTGCGAGAAGTGCCAACAAACTCGGTAGCGT